The genome window CATAAAGGGGGACGGTTATGGTTCGAGTGCTGCTGTTTCTGGTCTGCTTCCTGGCGAGTGTACCCGCGAGTCTTGCTGCTCCACTTGCGCAACAAGATGTTCCTGAACCGTTACGTACATGGATCAAGTGGGCACTCCACGGACACAAAGATATCAACTGTCCCATACATTCTGGCATTGCTGGAGGAGGAACGGTCTGCATTTGGCCGACGCGGCTGGAGTTGAAGCTCAATGCGCGAGGAGGAGAGTTTTCTCAACACTGGCAGGTTTTTGTTGAGGATTGGATTACCCTTCCTGGTGAACGTGATCACTGGCCACAAGAAGTCAAAGTTGATGGCAAACCTGTGGTCGTTCGTGAGGAGGGTGGTTCTCCGCAAGTTCGCGTTCAGCCTGGGCTTCATACTGTGAGTGGAGTCTTTCTCTGGGATACGTTACCACAAGGGCTGCGTATCCCCATACTCACGGGTTTGATTGCGTTAAGCGTTGACAACGTCGTCATCGATTTCCCGCAAATTGATGAGTATGGCAGGCTATGGCTGCGTCAAGGTGTTGCCGAGCAGGAGAAAGTTGAGGATCGCCTTGAATTGAAAGTCTACCGTCGCATCACTGACAGTATTCCACTCGTCATCGCGACGCAAATCGATCTGCAAGTGTCAGGCAAGCAACGCGAGGTGACACTCGGGCAGGCCATTTCTGCCGATTATATTCCACTGTCGCTCGAGAGCTCTCTTCCGGCTCGACTCGAACCTGACGGACGGCTCCGCATTCAAGTACGAGCCGGGCAGTGGACGGTTACGTTGGTTGCTCGTCACACAGGAGCTGTAGTGTCGATGATCCCTCTACCAGCAGTGACTGGAGGTCAGTGGCCAGAAGAGGAGGTGTGGGTATTCGAGGCACAACCACACTTGCGGCAAGTGACGCTCGATGATGCTTCCGCCATCGACGCACAACAAACCACACTGCCGCCAGAGTGGCGTTCTTTTCCTGCCTATATGATGAAAGCGGGCGGAACCCTGAAATTGACCGAAAAGAAACGCGGCGATCCTGAACCAGCACCCGACCAACTGACCCTGCAACGGCAATGGTGGCTCGATTTTGATGGCCGTGGCTATACTGTGCAAGACTCCATTGCTGGGACGATGACTCGCGGCTGGCGGCTAGACTTGCTTGCGCCCGGTTCCCTTGGCCGTGTTGCCGTCGATGGGCAAGAGCAGTTTATTACCAAAAGTGAGCAAAATGGCCAGGCTGGCGTGGAGTTGCGGCGCGGGCAGGTCCAGCTCGTTGCCGACAGTCGCTTGGAAGACCTCCGTTCCCGTGTGCCCGCCGTGGGATGGGATCACGACTTTCACCAAGCGAGCGGTATTCTGCATCTGCCTCCAGGTTGGCGTGTGTTAACCGCTACCGGAGTCGATTCGATACCAGACTCATGGCTTGATCGCTGGACATTGATGGACCTGTTCATCGTATTTCTTATTGCTTTGGCAGTTGGCAAACTCTGGGGTTGGCTGTGGGGTACTGTTGCACTGGTCGCTCTTGCACTGATCACGCATGAAACCGGTGCGCCGTGGTGGATGTGGTTGCACGTGTTAATTGCTACTGCCCTGCTGCGTGTCTTACCTGCTGGTTGGCCTCGCTATATTGCGTTTGCGTATCGTGCGGTCGCACTACTGATACTCGTCGTCATTGCTGGGACGTTCATGGTTCGCCAGGCTCGTTGGGGGCTCTATCCGCAGTTAGAAGGATTTGGGCGTGGGGAAACACAAGATACTTTTCTAGGGGGAATGCAGAAGCTTTCGCGAATTACTGATGCCCCAGGAGTTGCTACCGTTGAGCCAATGGTTCCCCAAGGGGAAAGACAGAGTGGATACGTTGTAAGCAATGCAGGCTCAGCAATGGAAATGAGTGGACGACTAACGGCCTCTGATTTAGCTGGATATAACCGCCCAGGTAGGCACGGTGTGGTTGTATCACGCCCCGCTCAATACGACCCCAATGCGGCCATACAGACCGGACCTGGCTTGCCGCGTTGGCAGTGGCGGACATTTCTCTTGAGCTGGAACGGACCTGTCGAACGAAGCCAGGAAATCCGTTTCTTCCTGCTTTCACCACAAGTGAACTTGTTACTTGCGTTCTTACGCATTCTGCTGGTTGCGGCGTTGCTTGTGTGTGTCTTTGATCTTCGTTACCGCAACGGTAAACTGTCGCTTCCTTCACTGCCGACAACGACGACCGCTATGTTCCTTTTCTTACTCTTGCTTTTATCAATCTCACCGCCCGCCCTTGCCCAGCAAACGTTACCATCACCGGAACTGTTAAATGAACTGCGCAACAAACTTACTGCGAAGGAGCCGCCACAGTGCGGAACGCAATGCACGACTAGCCCGCGCATGCAAATTGAAATTGCAGGCGACACGCTGCGCATACGACAAGAAATCCACGCGGCAACACTGGTTGCACTGCCATTACCCGGTCGCCAGCGCCATTGGTTGCCGCGGACAGTGCTACTCGACGGGACTCCGGCGCGTGCGATGAATCGTACTGGTGATCAACTGTGGATCGCGGTTCCCGAGGGGCAACATCAAGTCCTGATGGAAGGACCTTTGCCAAGTCGAGAAAACATCGAGTTGTCACTGCCATTGCATCCGTATCTCGTACAAGTTTCAGCAGTTGGATGGGAAGTTGATGGCATTCGTGAGGATGGAGTTGCGGAAGAGCAGCTCCAATTGCGCCGTGTGCAGCGTGACGCCTCAAAGGCATCAGCAACATTGGAACAGGGCACCTTACCGCCGTTCATTCGCGTCGAACGTATCTTACAACTTGGCCTCACTTGGGGAGTGCAAACACGAGTGTTGCGAGTGTCTCCACGGGGTGCGGCAGTAGTGACGGAAATCCCGTTACTTGAGGGCGAGTCTGTCACCACGGACGGCGTACGTGTCGAGTCTGGCAAGGCGTTAATCAACATGTCACCGAATGACACGGAACTGGCATGGTCGTCGGTGCTGGAGCCGCGTACGCAACTGACATTGCAAGCGCCAAGCGCTACCTCTTGGGTGGAGATCTGGAAACTCGATGTGAGTCCGATCTGGCGGGTGACACCCAGCGGTATTCCGGTGATTCACCATAGTGATCAGTCTTCTGGTCATTGGTTCCCGGAGTGGCGTCCGTGGCCAGGAGAAACGGTCGCCCTACAAATCGCCCGACCTGAAGGGGTGCCAGGGCAAACGCTGACGATCGATAGCAGCCTGTTGCAAGTTACCCTGGACGGCGTGCGACGGAAGTGACCTTGCAGATGACACTGCGTAGCAGTCGTGGCGGACAACATAGCATCACGCTGCCAGAAGGCGCGACACTCCAATCGGTGAGTATCAAAGGAACACCGAAGGCGATTCGCCAGGAAGGGAGGGCCGTGACGGTGCCGCTCACGCCGGGCGCACAAGATGTGAATATGACTTGGCGACAAGCGAGTGGCATTGCTACATCCTATACGACCCCGCAGGTTGACCTTGGGAGCAATAGTGTTAACGCGTCTCTTCAAATGTACATGCCGCATGATCGCTGGACACTATTTTGTCGCGGTCCACAACTCGGTCCGGCGGTGCTCTTTTGGTCGGCAGCACTTGTTGTTCTCCTTGGTGCCATTGCCCTCGGACGGATTCCGATGACGCCGTTGCGAACCCACCACTGGATCTTGCTCGGCATTGGATTTAGCGTGGTGTTCATTAAGATCGTACTGTTGTTTGTGGGATGGCTGTTTGCGCTTGAACTGCGTAAGCGTTTACCGTCCACCACGCGACCACTTGTGTTTAATGTTGTCCAGACTGTAGTGATTATCTTGACTGTTCTTGCTCTTGGAGCGGTCCTGTTCATCGTGCAGCGCGGTCTTATGGGAACACCCGAAATGCGCATCTTTGGCAATGGCTCTAGCAATCTTTTCCTGCACTGGTATCAAGACCGAGCTGACGCTATCGTTCCACAAGGATGGGTATTTTCATTGCCAGTGTGGGCGTATCGCGTCGCGATGTTGGCCTGGGCCTTGTGGTTAGCCTCGGCACTTATCGGCTGGTTACGCTGGGGATGGGATTGTTTCAGTACCAATGGGCTATGGCGTAAACGCGAACGGGTTGTTCCTCCGACCAGCAAAGAACAGTCGGTGCCGCCCGCCTCAGCGGAGCAACCCAGTGAAGGGTAAGTTAAGGAAAGGGAGCGGAATGCGACAGAGGGATGGAGGTGGGGAGCGAAAGTGCTCCCTGTGGCGATTCATCAGCAGTCTTGGGTTCAGGCGGAGAATTCTTCTCGGTTATCTATGTGGCGGCCTGTTGTTTGGTTGGCTTTCGCTCGTTGGGGCTCAGCCAAAGTCCGAAGATCCTTTCCGCCTACCAGCGCAAGAGCGCGAGGTTGACGTTCCGGAAACAACGGATGAGTTTCCTCGTACTCCGCCGCTCGGAGAGCAAGATCTTCCCTATGAAGCCCCGCCGGCTCCAGCGACGAACGTTGAGGGGCAGCCCTCGTTGCCATCTGACGAGCGTGAACAGTCGCCGGTTGCCGAACCGTCAGTGACGCGACCCGAGGAACGTGTCGTTCCTTCGACTAGAGAAGAACAAACTGGCCCAGCGACGCAAGGCGAGCCACCCGCGGAAGAGACGCGCTCGCAGCCTACACGAAACGAAACGCCCGACGGAATACCAGGCCAGAAGTCTGTGGAGCCACCCTCAACGCCGCCAGTGCACGAGCAGACTGCACCGACACCGCCTCGACAACTCCCTCCTGGTCATCCACCTGTCACTGCCGAGCACGGTCTTGCTGGAGGCACAAAAGAGGAGACTGCTAGCTCAGCAGAAGAAGGGAAACTCCTTAGCAATATCCGGCAAGTCACGTTTATTGGGCAACGTGCTGGCGAAGGCTATTTTAGCCAGGATGGATCACTGCTCGTTTTTCAGAGCGAGCGCGAGCCTGGGAATCCTTTTTACCAGATCTATCTTCTTGATTTGCATTCGGGCAGCCTACGACGAGTCTCTCCTGGAGTTGGAAAAACCACCTGTCCGTGGATTCATCCGACAAAGAAAAAAGTTCTCTTTGCTTCCACGCATCTTGACCCACGTGCAGCAGAGAAGCAAAAAGCCGAACTGACTCAACGCAACTCCGGGCAAGAGCGTCGGTACTCATGGGACTTTGATGAACAGTATGAGCTGTTTGAAACTGACCTCGCCAGCGGCAAGATGGTCAATCTGAGCAAAACCCGCGGGTACGATGCTGAAGCCTCGTGGTCACCAGATGGGTCACTCATTGTGTTTGCCTCTAATCGCCACGCGTATACCATTCCGCTCTCGGTCGAGGACCAGGAGACATTTGCGCGCGATCCGTCTTCACAGATGGATATCTATCTGATGAAGGCTGATGGCACGCAGGTGCGACGCTTGACGACAGAGCCAGGATACGACGGTGGTCCCTTCTTTAGTGCGGACGGGCGCAAGATTTGTTGGCGCCGCTTTTCTCTTGATGGTGCGACGGCAGAAGTTTTCACCATGAATGTTGACGGTTCCGAGCAGACCCAAATCACACAACTTGGCACGATGTCATGGGGGCCGTATTTCCACCCTTCTGGTGACTATCTCATCTTTGCCTCCAATCGTGAAGGAATGCGGAACTTTGAGTTGTACATGGTCGATGCTGCCGGGGCTTCCACACCCGTGCGTGTGTCCTTCACCGATGGCTTCGATGGGTTACCAGCCTTCTCGCCAGATGGAAAGCGCTTGACCTGGAGTAGCGCCCGTGGGATCCAGAAACGTCCCCAAATCTTTTTCGCTGAGTGGAATGATGCAACGGCACGTCAGCAGCTTGGCTTGGCCGGAGCAGTTGAGGTGACGACTGCGGAGGAGGACCAGCCTGTTCCCGCGCCGCAGCTTGGGACGGCTTTCCCGCCGATCAACACGCGCGGTTTACGTATTCACCTGGACACTCTCGCTTCGGAGAAAATGGAAGGACGACTCACAGGTACTGAAGGAGAACGACGCGCAACGGAGTATGTCGCGTCGATCTTTCAGTGGCTCGGCCTCATGCCCGCCGGTGATAATGGCACCTATTTTCAAACCTTCCAGTTCACTGGTGGTGTCTCGCTGGGAACTGCCAATCAACTAACGATGCGTTCAGGCAGTGGCGAGCAGACCTGGACAGTGAATAGCGAGTGGCGGCCTCTGTCTTCGTCGAGGGTGGGCGCTATCGACCCGACAGATGTGGTGTTCGCCGGCTATGGAATCGTTGCGCCCGCAGCCGAGGGCAACGGAGCCTATGATTCCTATGCGCACCTCGACGTGAACGACAAATGGGTACTGGTGTTTCGCTATGTGCCAGAAGGTGTCTCTCCACAGGTTCGACAGCACCTCAATCGCTATGCCAGTCTACGGTACAAAACCATGATCGCCCGCGACAAAGGTGCCCGTGGGATCATTTTTGTCAGTGGCCCACAGTCACAAGTGAAAGAACAATTAGTGCCATTGTCTTTTGACGCGTCAATGTCGACGAGCAGCATTGCAGCTATCTCTGTCAGTGATGCTGTGGCGGAACGATTCCTTCAAGGCAGTGGTAAGACGCTTGGCGATCTGCAAGCGAGCCTCGACTCAGGCATGAGCGCCTCTGGATTCGTCATCGATGGGGTACGTCTCGAAGTTGTGATCGACGTCGTGCAGGAGAAGCGCAGCGGACGAAATGTGCTTGCGCGGCTGATTGCTGGACAAGGCCCAGGGAAAACCGCGGTCGTTGTTGGTGCCCATGTCGATCATCTCGGGCGCGGAGAAGGAACGAGTTCGCTCGCGCGAGAAGAAGAAAAAGGACAAGTTCATTATGGTGCTGACGACAATGCGTCTGGTGTGGCGGGCCTCCTTGAAATTGCCCAAGCGCTCACTGAAGCGAAAGGAAAAGGCGAGTTGCGCTTACAACGTGACGTGATCTTTGCCGCCTGGTCGGGAGAGGAGCTGGGACTGCTGGGATCGAATCATTTCGTACGCACCCTGTCTGGCTCCGGGGCTGAGTCCGCCGTTCTCACTCCGAGCATAAGTGCCTATCTCAACATGGACATGATCGGGCGGTTAAAGAATGCTGTTGTGTTGCAGGGAGTGGGCTCAAGTTCACTGTGGGTGCGAGAAGTCGAGCGGCTTGCGGCACCACTTGATCTCGCTGTGACACTTCAGCAGGACAGCTATCTACCGACCGATGCGACAGCTTTCTATCTTAAAGGCGTACCAATTTTGAGCGCATTTACCGGTGCCCATGACGAGTATCACACTCCCCGTGATACCACAGAAAAAATCAATGGCGAGGGAGCGGCCAAAATCAGTCGTTTCATGGCAGCACTTGCGCAATCGCTGGCGACGCGTACTGACCCACCAGATTATGTCGCAGCCACAAAACCACCGACAACAGTCGGACGAGTCGCCGTGCGCGCCTATCTTGGCACCATTCCTGATTACACTCCCGGTGACACGATCGGAGTCAAAATTGCGGGTGTGGTGAAAGGTGGGCCTGCAGACCTGGCAGGAATGACTGGTGGTGACACTATCATCGAGATGGCAGGACGAAAAATCGAGAACATTTACGACTATACCTACGCTCTCGATGGCCTCAAAATTGGGGTTCCCGCAGAAGTACGTGTCGTGCGCCAGGGACAACCGATAATTCTGAAAATTATTCCGCGCTCGCGCGAGTAAAGCATGGGGGTAGTCTCGACAGGAGATGGGGAATGCTAAAACGACCTCATCATGAAGACAGAAGAGTTTCGTTACCGCACTCGGATCAATGCTCCAGCGGAAGAAGTGTTTCGCTGGCACGCGCGACCTGGTGCGTTTGAGCGTCTGACGCCACCCTGGGAGTCGGTAGAGGTGGTTGAACGGACGGGAAGCATTCAGAACGGGGACCGCCTCGTGTTGCGAATGCATCTGGGCCCGGTGTCACAAAAATGGGTGGCAGAGCATCGCGATTACGTAGAAGGTCGACAGTTTCGCGATATCCAGCGAGAAGGGCCGTTTCCCCACTGGGAGCATACGCACCGCTTTGAACCCGATGGACCAACTGCGTGTTTTCTTGAAGACCGCATCGAGTACAAACTGCCGCTCGGAAAGCTTGGTCATAAGAGCGGTCACAGGTTCGTGCGTCGTAAACTTGAGCGGCTGTTTCGCTATCGTCATGAGATAACGGCTGGTGATGTTGCCGCTCATACGCGATACGCGACCAAACCGTTGAAGGTTCTTCTGTCCGGTGCAACCGGCCTCGTCGGATCGGTGCTCATTCCATTTCTCACTGCGGGGGGACACCAGGTCATTCGTTTGGTACGTGGCGAGCCACGTCCAGACGCATCTGAGGTGCAATGGGACCCGATGCGGGGAGTCGCGGATTTGACCCGCCTTGAAGGGATGGATGCTGTCGTCCACCTGGCTGGTGAGAATATTGCCTCCGGACGTTGGACGGCAGAGCGCAAGGCGCGTATTCGCGAGAGTCGGGTACGCGGAACCAAAGTACTCAGTGATGCGCTGTCTCGCCTGGTGCTACCACCAAAGGTCTTTATCAGTGCCTCAGCCGTTGGCTATTACGGCGACCGAGGCGATGAACTTTTGCATGAAGGCAGCACGCCTGGGGAGAATTTTCTGGCCGACATTTGTCAGGCATGGGAGGCTGCAACAGAAAGTGCGGACAAGCGAGGTATTCGGGTCGTCCATCTCCGCATTGGTCTGGTGCTGAGTGGTGCAGGCGGGGCGTTAACCAAGATGCTCTTACCGTTCAAACTTGGTGTGGGTGGTACCCTTGGTTCTGGGCGGCAGTATGTCAGTTGGGTATCGATCGACGACTTGATTGGTATCATTCACCACGTCTTGCTGACGGACGCATTACGAGGGGCCGTCAATGCTGTCTCGCCATATCCGATCACGAACAGTGAACTGACGAAAGTGTTGGGCATTATTCTTCACCGCCCCACATTGCTCCCGACTCCTGCCTTTGCCCTACGCATGGCCCTGGGGCGAGAAATGGCTAGCGATCTTTTGCTGTCCAGTGCGCGGATTGAACCACGTCAACTGCTGATGACCCAGTATCCGTTCCGTCATCCCTATTTAGGCGATACCCTGCGACACATACTAGGAAAAACATCATGAAACGATTCGTGAATTCTTTCTTTTTTTTTCTTGAGAATCTTGGTGCTGGAGTATGGCTCGGAACACTGGCAACCTTTGGCTTTGCGGTTGCGCGGCCAGTGTTTCGTGGCGTACCGAGTGTGACATTGGCGGGGGAGCTGACGGCACAAGTACTCCACCGGATCAACCTCATGGAGATGATCTGTGCGAGTTTTATGGCGTTGGCAGCGTTTGTGTTTCTTGCCCAACGAGAGCAGCGAACAACTCTGCGGGTGCTAAAAACCGTTGTGATGGCATTGATGGTGATAGCGTTTGCCTATTACGGACACACGCTGATGAACCGGATGGAGCATTTGCGCACCGTAGAGATTCAGAATTTTGATAAGTTTGAAGAGTCGACGCGAGCCGCTCGGGATGAATTTGATCGCCTACACAAGCGGTATACGCGGTTAGCGAGCCTGAACGTTTGGCTTGGGCTTGGATTTTTGCTGCTGTCCGGCTTTGAGCGGCGTGATCCGTCATCGTGAGGCAGCGAGCATAGCTTGAAGGGAGTCTCGTGCGAACCGCCGCTGCAGGTGCCGTACATACAGGTACCCGAATCGTGCTAACCGATAGTGGGGACGGGAAAAGGCCAGAATGTCGTACCAGACCGAGTCATCGGCATGATGCCAGAGTACGGTGAATCGTTCTTCTCCTTGTTCAGCGTGACCAGGCAGGGTACCGTACGCGAAACCAAACGTGACTGTGTCGCCCTGCTCATCAATGACGTAAACAATACGGCAGGCATTCATGATCCATAAACTCCAGACGCGTGCCAGCACGGCCACTGTGGTTCCCACAGCAATTGGCGCTGTCGGTTCATGAAGCGACAGCCACCGCAGGTTGAACATCTCCCAGTGTTGCAGTGCCTTCTGCGCGCGGACAAAGGTCCCTTTGCCACTACCGAGCAGCATCCGATTGTGGTCAATGTCATAACCGGATGGCAGCGTATGCTGCGTTGCTCCGACTTCTTTATAAGAATGGGGGAGGTGCCGTTGGGCGGCAACGAACCGTTGCACGTCTAGCGTGGTCGGTCGAGAAATAGAAAACATGGTAATCCGTAACTCATTCTGGTTAATATGTATGTAGAGATTTTCTGAAGTGTGGCAGGAATGAAGAGAACACACAAACACAAGAAACACAAACGCCGTGAATCGTATGTCTTTGTCCCACCAGGAACGCCACCTGGCAGTGTCATTGTTCACCCCGAAGCGGCAGCTCCTACTATTCGCGTCTTGGCGTATGGTCCAGGTGATGTCCTTGAGCAACAGGTCAGCGATCCACAGCGGGTGCGAGAATTCTTCGGGAAACGTCCGGTGCTGTGGGTGGACGTGGAAGGGCTTGGCGATGCCGCGACGATCCACGCACTAGGGGAAATTTTCAATGTGCATCGGTTAGCGTTGGAAGATATCGTCACTGTGCACCAACGCCCGAAGGTCGAACAATACGATGACCAACTCTTTATCGTCGCTCGCGCAGTGTACCTTGCTGAACAACTTGAGACAGAACAGATTAGCCTATTCGTAGGCGAAGACTTCGTCTTGACCTTTCAAGAAGGGCGACCAGGCGATTGTCTGGAAGCGATTCGTGAGCGCATTCGCAAGAAAGGTGGTCGCATTCGTGATGCCGGCTATGATTATCTCGTCTATGCGATACTTGACGCTATTGTCGATAGTTATTTCCCGCTTCTCGAAGCGTATGGCGAGCGCCTAGAGACACTTGAAGATGAGATTTTG of Deltaproteobacteria bacterium contains these proteins:
- a CDS encoding M28 family peptidase, which translates into the protein MGYGVNANGLFLRPAKNSRCRPPQRSNPVKGKLRKGSGMRQRDGGGERKCSLWRFISSLGFRRRILLGYLCGGLLFGWLSLVGAQPKSEDPFRLPAQEREVDVPETTDEFPRTPPLGEQDLPYEAPPAPATNVEGQPSLPSDEREQSPVAEPSVTRPEERVVPSTREEQTGPATQGEPPAEETRSQPTRNETPDGIPGQKSVEPPSTPPVHEQTAPTPPRQLPPGHPPVTAEHGLAGGTKEETASSAEEGKLLSNIRQVTFIGQRAGEGYFSQDGSLLVFQSEREPGNPFYQIYLLDLHSGSLRRVSPGVGKTTCPWIHPTKKKVLFASTHLDPRAAEKQKAELTQRNSGQERRYSWDFDEQYELFETDLASGKMVNLSKTRGYDAEASWSPDGSLIVFASNRHAYTIPLSVEDQETFARDPSSQMDIYLMKADGTQVRRLTTEPGYDGGPFFSADGRKICWRRFSLDGATAEVFTMNVDGSEQTQITQLGTMSWGPYFHPSGDYLIFASNREGMRNFELYMVDAAGASTPVRVSFTDGFDGLPAFSPDGKRLTWSSARGIQKRPQIFFAEWNDATARQQLGLAGAVEVTTAEEDQPVPAPQLGTAFPPINTRGLRIHLDTLASEKMEGRLTGTEGERRATEYVASIFQWLGLMPAGDNGTYFQTFQFTGGVSLGTANQLTMRSGSGEQTWTVNSEWRPLSSSRVGAIDPTDVVFAGYGIVAPAAEGNGAYDSYAHLDVNDKWVLVFRYVPEGVSPQVRQHLNRYASLRYKTMIARDKGARGIIFVSGPQSQVKEQLVPLSFDASMSTSSIAAISVSDAVAERFLQGSGKTLGDLQASLDSGMSASGFVIDGVRLEVVIDVVQEKRSGRNVLARLIAGQGPGKTAVVVGAHVDHLGRGEGTSSLAREEEKGQVHYGADDNASGVAGLLEIAQALTEAKGKGELRLQRDVIFAAWSGEELGLLGSNHFVRTLSGSGAESAVLTPSISAYLNMDMIGRLKNAVVLQGVGSSSLWVREVERLAAPLDLAVTLQQDSYLPTDATAFYLKGVPILSAFTGAHDEYHTPRDTTEKINGEGAAKISRFMAALAQSLATRTDPPDYVAATKPPTTVGRVAVRAYLGTIPDYTPGDTIGVKIAGVVKGGPADLAGMTGGDTIIEMAGRKIENIYDYTYALDGLKIGVPAEVRVVRQGQPIILKIIPRSRE
- a CDS encoding TIGR01777 family protein, encoding MKTEEFRYRTRINAPAEEVFRWHARPGAFERLTPPWESVEVVERTGSIQNGDRLVLRMHLGPVSQKWVAEHRDYVEGRQFRDIQREGPFPHWEHTHRFEPDGPTACFLEDRIEYKLPLGKLGHKSGHRFVRRKLERLFRYRHEITAGDVAAHTRYATKPLKVLLSGATGLVGSVLIPFLTAGGHQVIRLVRGEPRPDASEVQWDPMRGVADLTRLEGMDAVVHLAGENIASGRWTAERKARIRESRVRGTKVLSDALSRLVLPPKVFISASAVGYYGDRGDELLHEGSTPGENFLADICQAWEAATESADKRGIRVVHLRIGLVLSGAGGALTKMLLPFKLGVGGTLGSGRQYVSWVSIDDLIGIIHHVLLTDALRGAVNAVSPYPITNSELTKVLGIILHRPTLLPTPAFALRMALGREMASDLLLSSARIEPRQLLMTQYPFRHPYLGDTLRHILGKTS
- a CDS encoding DUF4149 domain-containing protein; its protein translation is MKRFVNSFFFFLENLGAGVWLGTLATFGFAVARPVFRGVPSVTLAGELTAQVLHRINLMEMICASFMALAAFVFLAQREQRTTLRVLKTVVMALMVIAFAYYGHTLMNRMEHLRTVEIQNFDKFEESTRAARDEFDRLHKRYTRLASLNVWLGLGFLLLSGFERRDPSS
- a CDS encoding DUF1990 domain-containing protein, producing MFSISRPTTLDVQRFVAAQRHLPHSYKEVGATQHTLPSGYDIDHNRMLLGSGKGTFVRAQKALQHWEMFNLRWLSLHEPTAPIAVGTTVAVLARVWSLWIMNACRIVYVIDEQGDTVTFGFAYGTLPGHAEQGEERFTVLWHHADDSVWYDILAFSRPHYRLARFGYLYVRHLQRRFARDSLQAMLAASR
- the corA gene encoding magnesium/cobalt transporter CorA, giving the protein MKRTHKHKKHKRRESYVFVPPGTPPGSVIVHPEAAAPTIRVLAYGPGDVLEQQVSDPQRVREFFGKRPVLWVDVEGLGDAATIHALGEIFNVHRLALEDIVTVHQRPKVEQYDDQLFIVARAVYLAEQLETEQISLFVGEDFVLTFQEGRPGDCLEAIRERIRKKGGRIRDAGYDYLVYAILDAIVDSYFPLLEAYGERLETLEDEILLHPQVDTVARIHSIKRDLLTLRRAMWPQRETFNALLRGENSVLTNETHLYMRDCYDHAVQILDLLETYRELGSDLIDMYLSMVSNRTNEIMRVLTVISLIFIPLTFIAGVYGMNFDTESPWNMPELKWYAGYPLALVLMLAVALGQLIYFRRRGWLGPPRGMGVQEEKNNEGA